In Spartinivicinus poritis, the following proteins share a genomic window:
- a CDS encoding ACT domain-containing protein, translating into MQGIKDLSQILINLKPVLATDEFVFCSLKEFNNIDIAKYQPIATFIEVEGMTMVLKKEIAIQHNIVFNNVYKMITLQVHSSLDAVGLTAAVSKRLADNGISANMFAGYYHDHIFIQATKAEEALLLLTELAT; encoded by the coding sequence ATGCAGGGTATTAAGGATTTAAGTCAAATACTCATCAATCTAAAACCGGTGTTAGCTACTGATGAGTTTGTTTTTTGTTCTTTAAAAGAGTTTAATAACATTGACATCGCTAAATATCAACCTATTGCTACTTTTATAGAGGTGGAAGGGATGACCATGGTGTTAAAAAAAGAAATTGCCATCCAACATAACATTGTATTTAATAATGTGTATAAAATGATTACCTTGCAGGTGCATTCCAGTTTAGATGCCGTGGGGTTGACTGCTGCAGTATCAAAGCGATTGGCTGATAATGGAATAAGTGCTAATATGTTTGCTGGATATTATCATGACCATATATTTATTCAGGCAACAAAAGCTGAAGAAGCACTGTTACTATTAACTGAGTTGGCAACATAG
- a CDS encoding LysE/ArgO family amino acid transporter, translating into MLFLPILKGFLLGSSMIIPIGAQNAFVISQGIKRNYHLLAASICLLCDIGLIALGVFGSSGFVSEDDFLYQALTWGGAIFLLIYGTISLKKVIQPVANNMELSRDSNNLSLKLVIISALAVTLLNPHVYLDTVMILGGASLKYTGDEKIMFAIGCMLASVVWFYFLAILAARLAPWLLNQKVQKGIDFVIGVVMWFIAVTLIV; encoded by the coding sequence ATGCTATTTCTTCCTATACTTAAAGGGTTTCTACTGGGTAGTAGCATGATTATTCCAATAGGGGCTCAAAATGCCTTTGTGATTAGTCAGGGCATAAAAAGAAATTACCATTTACTTGCTGCCAGTATTTGCTTGCTTTGTGATATTGGCTTAATTGCTCTTGGGGTATTTGGTAGTAGTGGTTTTGTGAGTGAAGATGATTTCCTTTATCAGGCTTTGACTTGGGGTGGAGCAATATTTTTACTTATATATGGGACTATTTCATTAAAAAAAGTAATTCAGCCTGTTGCTAATAATATGGAGCTGTCTAGAGATAGTAATAACCTGTCTCTCAAGCTTGTTATCATTTCAGCATTGGCAGTTACTTTATTAAATCCCCACGTTTATTTAGATACAGTGATGATTTTAGGTGGAGCCAGCTTGAAATATACTGGCGATGAAAAAATTATGTTTGCGATAGGTTGTATGCTGGCTTCAGTTGTATGGTTTTATTTTCTTGCTATCTTGGCTGCTAGGCTAGCCCCATGGCTATTAAATCAAAAAGTGCAAAAAGGTATTGATTTTGTGATTGGTGTTGTGATGTGGTTTATCGCTGTGACATTAATAGTTTAG
- a CDS encoding glutathione S-transferase family protein: protein MVSQQVHIYGPNFSSFVRSVRLVCEEKNISYSTGFSVNGEEIPFKSDKHYQLHPFGKVPVLIHAGVSICETVAICRYLDQEFPGPELQPSDPVARAEHDQWCSLIAGDIDQAIVRKYLLEFAFPKGENGTIRADKVKAAEPGVEKALIVLSHQLADRSYIVGDSFTIADALLVPILDYLFSHSEFKHLHEKHSSLKDYLNRVSERKSFQKGVAAAA, encoded by the coding sequence ATGGTGAGTCAACAAGTACATATTTATGGGCCTAACTTTAGTAGTTTCGTTCGCTCAGTCAGATTGGTATGTGAAGAGAAAAATATTAGCTATTCAACAGGATTTTCTGTGAATGGCGAGGAAATTCCCTTTAAAAGCGATAAACATTATCAACTGCATCCATTTGGGAAGGTGCCAGTATTGATTCATGCTGGTGTTAGTATTTGTGAGACTGTGGCAATTTGCCGCTACCTTGACCAAGAATTTCCTGGACCTGAGTTGCAACCTTCAGACCCTGTCGCAAGAGCTGAGCATGATCAGTGGTGTAGCTTAATAGCAGGAGACATTGATCAAGCAATAGTGCGTAAGTATTTGCTTGAGTTTGCTTTTCCTAAAGGTGAAAACGGCACCATTCGGGCCGATAAAGTGAAGGCTGCAGAGCCTGGTGTTGAGAAGGCCTTGATAGTGTTAAGTCATCAATTAGCTGATCGGTCGTATATTGTAGGAGACAGTTTTACTATAGCTGACGCATTATTAGTGCCGATATTGGACTATCTTTTCAGCCATTCTGAATTTAAACACTTGCATGAAAAGCATAGTAGTCTAAAAGACTATCTTAATAGGGTTTCAGAAAGAAAGTCATTTCAAAAAGGGGTGGCGGCCGCTGCTTAA
- a CDS encoding CBU_0592 family membrane protein, which translates to MNNYWYDLVGNIGVLLILLCYLLIQLGKLNNDSLVYSLGNLLGAVLTLVSLYFGFNLSVFISCYR; encoded by the coding sequence ATGAACAATTACTGGTATGATTTAGTAGGTAATATTGGTGTACTATTAATTTTATTATGTTACTTACTAATTCAGCTAGGTAAACTAAACAACGATAGTTTAGTTTATTCATTGGGTAATTTGCTTGGTGCCGTTTTAACTTTAGTTTCGCTTTATTTTGGCTTTAATTTGTCAGTCTTTATTTCATGCTATCGCTAG
- a CDS encoding TetR/AcrR family transcriptional regulator — protein sequence MPWTDDHKQASRQRILTSAAHLFTHKGYDNVSINEVMADAGLTRGTFYTHFSSKSELYAESIITAAISGSTLLQQLTTGKQPLACLTKAYLSHEHREGETMHCPLAFLVTDVSQRDDTVRNVYTKAFRGFVDKLSATKSDQNTTPSVKVLQAAVLMIGGLAIARAINEEELAEQLLNACQQGVQI from the coding sequence ATGCCTTGGACAGATGACCATAAACAAGCCAGTCGCCAACGAATCCTAACCAGCGCTGCCCACTTATTCACTCACAAGGGTTATGACAATGTCAGCATTAATGAAGTAATGGCAGATGCCGGACTAACCCGCGGCACCTTTTATACTCATTTCAGCTCTAAGTCTGAACTGTATGCAGAGTCTATTATCACTGCTGCTATATCTGGCAGCACCCTACTACAACAACTAACCACTGGCAAACAGCCTCTTGCTTGTTTAACGAAAGCTTACCTGAGCCATGAGCATAGAGAAGGTGAAACTATGCACTGTCCACTAGCCTTCTTAGTGACTGATGTTAGCCAGCGTGATGACACAGTTCGTAACGTCTATACCAAAGCATTTCGGGGGTTTGTGGATAAATTGTCAGCGACAAAATCAGATCAAAATACAACACCTTCAGTAAAAGTACTTCAAGCTGCTGTACTAATGATTGGTGGCTTAGCTATTGCCAGAGCGATCAATGAAGAAGAACTGGCAGAACAGTTATTAAATGCCTGCCAACAAGGCGTTCAAATATAA